The following proteins are encoded in a genomic region of Coffea eugenioides isolate CCC68of chromosome 6, Ceug_1.0, whole genome shotgun sequence:
- the LOC113773710 gene encoding flavonoid 3',5'-hydroxylase 2-like, which translates to MPKLGYLQAICKEAFWKHLSAPLNLPRIASQACEVNGCYIPKNTRLSVNIRAIGRDPDVWENALDFHPDRFLSGKHAKLDPPVNDFELFHSIWGLEENLCWSQKGGSASMEYVLGTLVHSFDWKLPAEVIELNMEESFGLAVPLKAKVGIDRLKRFNHPRSLFFEKRMAQSRIVCVAASL; encoded by the exons ATGCCTAAGCTTGGATACCTCCAAGCTATCTGCAAAGAAGCATTTTGGAAGCACCTTTCTGCACCGCTAAATCTTCCTCGAATTGCATCTCAGGCATGTGAAGTAAATGGGTGCTACATACCCAAGAACACTAGACTTAGCGTGAATATTCGGGCAATTGGAAGAGATCCTGATGTGTGGGAAAATGCACTAGATTTCCACCCTGATAGGTTTCTCAGCGGAAAACATGCAAAACTTGACCCCCCAGTAAATGATTTCGAGTTGTTTCACTCCATTTGGGGCCTGGAGGAGAATTTGTGCTGGAGCCAGAAAGGGGGTAGTGCTAGTATGGAATACGTACTAGGGACGTTGGTGCACTCATTCGATTGGAAACTGCCTGCTGAAGTGATTGAGTTGAACATGGAGGAAAGTTTTGGTTTGGCTGTGCCTCTTAAAGCCAAG GTAGGAATAGACAGGCTTAAGAGATTTAACCACCCAAGATCTCTCTTCTTCGAGAAGCGAATGGCCCAATCAAGAATAGTTTGTGTTGCAGCCTCACTTTGA
- the LOC113775619 gene encoding transcription termination factor MTEF18, mitochondrial-like: MVLAHLQKLGKPSIVKWVSIGFVNNNFRVSRSNFWAIWGTGSCQIAKNFSCYSRRKARMMEIAAEKEAQAALLDYLHSTRSLLFTDADNMSRNSPHFLRKLLGKVDNQAEIGRSITRFLRYHPINEFEPFFESMGLKPSEYSTLLPRQLMFLNDDPVLLENYHVLCNYGIARNKVGKFYKEVPEIFRYNEGVLQKKIDSFEKVGLSQSTVIRAVLSSPYLLVGDANLEFFDVLDKLRSADPAFDWIEHLMEENSYDWRQMLEILCLLGKMGCSEEQLGSLIRKHPELIFENSGSNALLLIGVLTKFGLRPDEICSTFLQFPQIPIAKFLGNLKHCYNFLVEIEMAMLDVGRIVCSHTILLGSCTIKKLETLLTALRVTKDQLCEIVKESPEAMENWVVGKKIKRLPNLTAEEEELRSRRMKTEFLLDLGFVENSEEMKRALKLFRGKGLNLQERFDCFVNAGFSKKDVAEMVKESPNILNLSKDAIETKIEFLVNDLGYPVSILRKFPPCISYKIERIKLRLTMYNWLKDQGAVEPNLALSTVLATADKLFIKAYVEQHPEGPAVYERLKQTICSH, translated from the coding sequence ATGGTCTTGGCCCATTTGCAGAAACTTGGAAAACCATCCATTGTCAAATGGGTTTCTATTGGTTTTGTTAATAACAACTTTAGAGTATCAAGAAGCAATTTTTGGGCAATTTGGGGAACTGGGTCGTGCCAAATTGCCAAAAACTTTAGCTGTTATAGTAGAAGAAAGGCCAGGATGATGGAAATTGCTGCTGAAAAGGAAGCCCAAGCTGCTTTGTTAGATTACTTGCATTCTACTAGAAGCTTGCTGTTTACTGATGCTGATAATATGAGTAGAAATTCACCACACTTTCTCAGGAAGTTGTTGGGAAAAGTGGATAATCAGGCTGAGATTGGGCGGTCTATAACCCGGTTTCTTAGGTACCATCCTATCAACGAGTTTGAACCATTTTTTGAGAGTATGGGATTGAAACCTTCTGAGTACTCTACGTTGCTTCCAAGGCAACTGATGTTCTTGAATGATGATCCTGTTTTGCTGGAGAACTATCATGTCTTGTGTAATTACGGTATTGCACGGAATAAGGTAGGAAAATTTTACAAGGAAGTGCCTGAGATTTTCAGATACAATGAGGGGGTCCTGCAGAAAAAGATTGATTCTTTTGAAAAGGTGGGGCTGAGTCAATCTACTGTGATCAGAGCTGTTCTTTCAAGTCCATATCTTTTGGTTGGGGATGCAAATCTGGAGTTCTTTGATGTTTTAGATAAATTGAGGAGTGCTGATCCTGCATTTGATTGGATTGAGCACTTAATGGAAGAAAATTCGTATGATTGGAGGCAAATGCTTGAGATTTTGTGCTTGCTTGGCAAGATGGGTTGCAGTGAGGAGCAGTTGGGAAGTTTAATTCGAAAGCATCCAGAACTCATATTTGAGAATTCAGGATCCAATGCCTTATTGCTGATTGGGGTCTTGACAAAATTTGGATTGAGACCAGATGAGATATGCAGTACGTTCCTTCAGTTTCCACAAATCCCAATTGCAAAGTTTCTGGGGAATTTAAAGCATTGCTATAATTTTCTTGTTGAAATTGAGATGGCTATGCTAGATGTTGGGAGGATAGTTTGTTCACATACTATATTGCTAGGTTCATGTACTATAAAGAAACTTGAAACATTGCTGACTGCTTTGAGAGTTACAAAGGATCAGCTCTGTGAAATCGTGAAGGAAAGTCCTGAAGCAATGGAGAACTGGGTTGTTGGAAAGAAAATTAAGCGACTCCCAAACCTGACAGCTGAGGAGGAAGAGCTAAGATCACGGAGGATGAAGACTGAATTCTTATTGGACCTTGGATTTGTTGAAAACTCGGAGGAAATGAAAAGAGCACTCAAGTTATTTCGAGGGAAGGGACTGAATCTTCAAGAGAGGTTTGattgttttgtaaatgctgGTTTTAGCAAAAAGGATGTTGCTGAGATGGTCAAAGAATCTCCAAATATCCTTAATCTGTCTAAGGATGCCATTGAGACAAAGATTGAGTTTCTTGTAAACGATTTGGGCTATCCTGTGTCTATTTTAAGAAAGTTTCCACCATGCATCTCCTACAAGATAGAAAGGATCAAACTTAGGCTTACAATGTATAATTGGCTTAAGGACCAGGGTGCTGTGGAGCCCAATCTCGCATTAAGCACTGTGCTAGCAACTGCTGACAAGTTGTTCATCAAGGCATACGTAGAGCAGCATCCTGAAGGCCCTGCAGTTTATGAAAGGCTAAAACAAACAATATGTTCACATTAG
- the LOC113772858 gene encoding mitotic apparatus protein p62-like, protein MGRGRGKGKKQLSIAAREDAGSGDEEKLPVRRRGRPQKPLKDDIEEDEDVEKIEEEEEEDSESAKSSVLNKDSKNQPAVENGRKRKRASQVKENLDSIKEENGVGNKTNTNEAVKSVGFRQNGSRRKNKPRRAAEVGVECR, encoded by the coding sequence ATGGGTAGAGGGAGAGGAAAGGGTAAGAAACAATTGAGTATTGCTGCTCGTGAAGATGCCGGAAGTGGTGACGAGGAGAAATTACCGGTGAGGAGAAGGGGAAGGCCACAGAAACCACTGAAGGATGACATTGAGGAAGATGAAGATGTTGAGAagatagaagaagaagaagaagaagacagtGAAAGTGCAAAGAGCTCTGTTTTAAATAAAGATAGTAAGAATCAACCCGCTGTTGAGAATGGCCGGAAGAGGAAAAGGGCTTCGCAAGTCAAGGAAAACTTAGATTCTATCAAAGAGGAAAATGGTGTGGGAAACAAGACTAACACTAATGAAGCAGTGAAGTCTGTTGGATTCAGACAGAACGGCAGCAGAAGAAAGAACAAGCCTCGTCGGGCTGCTGAAGTTGGTGTGGAGTGCAGATGA
- the LOC113773143 gene encoding probable disease resistance RPP8-like protein 2 isoform X2 yields MGGLGKTTLAQKVYNHPKVRRCFDGIAWVYVSQTWQKEDILQRILLSLIPEKREEIVKWRDEELVRQLFQILQNKKCLVVLDDIWATEPWECIKQAFPIRNDGSKILVTSRNKDVALHIDPNGFHHQPRFLSEDESWQLLQRKALFVWFHGEHEDLKKLENLGKEMVKACGGLPLAVIVLSGTLATKKDLNEWATVNRNIKAHLGRGNNLIKEEGNLHKILALSYNDLPYKLKPCFLYLSRYEEDSDIGTEKLYQLWIAEGIISTKDQIGEESMMDVAERYLGELVTRCMVQGKAPDDDDVMLSSIGRSFASCRLHDLMRDLSLVKAKEENFLLSISYYHDGILNEHGNNDHSQAYRLAVHFSKEDVRKYVPPAEKRNTRHLRSLALLVSGNDGYEGRLPKKMKSQFNHFKMLRVLAIEGIRPAFSEDRTLKSEFLQVADHLRLPKAVGELIHLRYLSLRRSIFLCLPSSLGNLQNLQTLDLRVATLFRIPNVLWKMRQLRHLYLLPDLCCGKLRLKGLDKLEILENFCPPTCSSQDISTLRNLRVLSAMVQLDDLDEGFPTEIQRLMSNSDHVGCRSLCIYSYKDSAATAASIKKKVSDVVGQCFSSRNLQGLEVNCPMANFPQYEARYMFASLLKLELSSLEIEEDPMETLERLPNLRSLHLKYRSFLGKEMRCKAMGFGQLRFLRFEDLQNLEKWNVDEGAMPNLSVLRIEECTKLEMVPNGLRFVKTLKELNIVRMPKEFTDRIQAANGHEDQGQDFDKVSHIPTISVRNVSL; encoded by the exons AACTTTTTCAAATCCTGCAAAATAAGAAATGTCTTGTGGTTCTTGACGACATTTGGGCCACAGAACCATGGGAATGTATAAAGCAAGCATTTCCAATTAGAAACGACGGAAGCAAGATCTTAGTTACCTCTCGCAATAAAGATGTGGCTTTGCATATTGATCCCAATGGTTTTCACCACCAACCGCGCTTTTTAAGTGAGGACGAAAGTTGGCAGCTGCTTCAGAGGAAAGCTTTATTTGTTTGGTTTCATGGAG AGCATgaagatttaaaaaaattggaaaacttaggGAAGGAAATGGTGAAAGCATGTGGGGGTCTTCCATTGGCTGTGATAGTACTCAGCGGAACTCTTGCCACCAAGAAGGACCTGAATGAGTGGGCGACTGTCAATAGAAACATTAAAGCTCATCTTGGAAGAGGAAACAACTTGatcaaagaagaaggaaatctGCACAAGATATTAGCTTTAAGCTACAATGACTTGCCCTACAAATTGAAGCCTTGCTTCCTTTACCTGAGTAGATATGAAGAAGATTCTGACATAGGCACAGAGAAATTGTACCAGTTATGGATTGCAGAGGGTATAATATCAACAAAAGATCAGATTGGTGAAGAATCAATGATGGATGTAGCAGAAAGATACCTGGGAGAATTAGTAACACGGTGCATGGTTCAAGGTAAAGCccctgatgatgatgatgtgaTGCTGTCCTCCATTGGAAGATCATTTGCATCGTGTCGCCTTCATGACTTAATGAGAGACCTCAGTTTGGTAAAGGCCAAAGAGGAGAATTTCTTGTTATCCATAAGCTATTATCACGATGGAATTCTCAATGAGCATGGCAATAATGATCACTCACAAGCTTACCGTCTAGCCGTCCATTTTTCTAAGGAGGATGTAAGGAAATATGTCCCTCCAGCTGAGAAGAGAAATACTAGGCACCTGAGGTCACTCGCCTTGTTGGTCTCAGGTAATGATGGTTATGAAGGGCGTCTTCCTAAGAAAATGAAGTCTcaattcaatcatttcaaaatgCTCAGAGTGTTGGCCATTGAAGGGATCCGTCCTGCGTTCTCTGAAGATCGCACACTTAAAAGTGAATTTCTCCAAGTAGCAGATCACTTGAGGCTCCCAAAAGCTGTTGGGGAGCTGATCCACCTGCGATACTTGAGTTTGAGACGTTCAATTTTCCTCTGTTTGCCATCGTCCTTGGGCAACCTACAAAACTTGCAGACACTTGATTTACGAGTTGCCACTCTATTTAGAATACCCAATGTGCTGTGGAAGATGAGACAACTTAGGCACTTGTATCTTCTGCCGGATTTGTGCTGCGGGAAATTGCGACTCAAGGGATTGGACAAGCTTGAGATCCTAGAAAACTTCTGTCCTCCGACTTGCTCATCTCAAGACATATCCACGTTGAGGAACCTTCGAGTACTATCAGCCATGGTGCAGTTAGATGACCTTGATGAGGGCTTTCCCACGGAAATCCAAAGATTAATGTCAAACTCAGACCACGTGGGCTGCAGATCCCTATGTATTTACTCTTACAAAGATTCAGCAGCCACTGCCGCCTCAATCAAGAAGAAAGTGTCGGATGTTGTTGGTCAGTGTTTCTCTAGTCGCAATCTTCAAGGCTTGGAGGTAAATTGTCCCATGGCCAATTTTCCACAGTACGAAGCCCGGTACATGTTTGCAAGCCTTCTTAAATTAGAGCTATCCAGTCTCGAGATAGAGGAAGATCCCATGGAGACGTTGGAAAGGCTTCCTAATCTACGGTCACTTCACTTGAAATATAGATCTTTTCTCGGCAAAGAAATGAGGTGCAAGGCAATGGGTTTTGGCCAACTTAGATTCCTTCGTTTTGAAGATCTACAGAACTTAGAGAAGTGGAATGTTGATGAAGGAGCCATGCCCAACCTTTCGGTCTTGAGGATTGAAGAGTGCACAAAGCTGGAGATGGTTCCGAATGGATTGAGATTCGTTAAAACTCTGAAAGAGTTGAACATTGTGCGGATGCCAAAGGAATTCACAGATAGGATCCAAGCAGCAAATGGTCATGAAGATCAGGGACAGGATTTTGACAAAGTCTCCCATATACCCACCATTAGTGTCCGTAATGTTTCATTGTAA